Proteins found in one Candidatus Omnitrophota bacterium genomic segment:
- a CDS encoding UTP--glucose-1-phosphate uridylyltransferase codes for MSRAKNSNLFKALSLILISTFLSLDISYAYPPEHNANDSTLAIPSVLQQTPINEQAAQLQQTVLSQGKLLGAVCSIGKYLLEDKLPIKYLRQVISAELGKAIEDIDLSQVTVKDGAAFIPCVINNRKRIVQLALKNSLAVKNLTGDEWAASERYTIKIAPEKKEQSNRTIEPHSPKNIDEQNIGLFQSTLIKRIVQEFDLGEILNIDFINGGGGRISSPIPRIKTAKGVFLIKKLKRMRADQKGGEEDASFIMDYVHYLIHQGISIPSVTKNDSNGNDPRDYFTTFDVTTPGDKNKRYEFYTVDKFVEGRSILREDCPPETLKAIGKTLGKIHKVSENFPIRFKLGPGHYSFLYSVNGTLDPKATWYDNLDSYLNPTEKNIISEAMKEIRNYWSEHDINKISKPQTIPSDMNMANIIFNESGTEIRAIFDWDNARPNSYRIEDFFATLCHGGRPRTAKSYGIAEDLQYLLQGWEEGYGGKLGKNEEDSIPHLFVTIVMDHIHDSAEILAKKDPNDKYTEDNLHNILVPALASLIKGMIDKKNTQQYTREGIKLWYEQSRKTEKPIKDSTFNLTLTTLFGVEYKPGSDARENAEYVVSVMNKYPDRMDGFIKDLFEALDRGGHSATWSGRYAPLALAMHNILKGGNVNLYDVDESFNKLSKDIPEIAYLLSAYPLTARDRAGLPPSPEFKFNGNVLASTPIKIIDFGSAPKEDGPPVFTTLLSVLELLHPGRFDAVITDIVYPKYRITDTDDIEPGRYQFVDGKADITVKKYGADCKITCFDALADGTDGKYNVVSDSYNSSEKYDFVIASNLVAGYMGPKYQGQTGRGIEVNGKRLLREDGNDQKYDLNDDQERIIKNLLKSLKPNGILFFNPSGTAIDRSTDHVFQVIQNKDGSYVVFDNVIPYTTSPECLMTPFNNLADYLPKEKRHLIEEILPKDKASSDEIKKLFTHAFSLAYHYQNNGHSIWANMSKASCAIGMGRGFIKVFNTIMEYVPDKYRNPVMDQVKDILHKEHVSIIDDTVNPEQILDHYTSLTDKKLKEEAVCTRDHMERVGGIVSRIGVKIGLSPDDMKILMAAAYGHDAGTDMLSSVWKNINDAKVDTNLEKTRANIKRNPGKANTLLSLPDFIVYAEKLITERKGVPLTDEEKYLIELMIEDDYRHGENSVEFLSNFYIIPEEVAILIREHKDYESFLENIGNIKDSDRMERLLSILITADAFEAINARTSKAFKETFDDIRKKGLNEEPLNALLALLEKKDKELLDIIFEARKTDKLTPEDEVFLKLSGEKEFKKIFSSYPTIKEAEANGWLGIAIPRWKELKIMQQWGPHDDTVAAHTLGVLEALSQNEALRNLKNPEDAFTMAFFHDFGKDFYNPNYKKSSDQKHSDTHNIISAKLVLDILPGFGFSEEYAKKIAWYVKYHHVMWHLAYKGGIEANITDANGKETTSSFLDELTERDIDIFTMFFCAEMKQVGTWDLGSNSESILKVSDQLKRFVNETKDIQGKDRKQKIAQFMKELINAASERKPWVEKSIRFISPSVMEYPNPDQIEEVFRSLDEEIVNHGIFGIIPTYRYNYIKLLMDNMSLIDESKYLSAACKNDLRKLSAEDRKSFAIVANRVLLDILNRSSNGEEGYSLPVVSNLDYMPNSPTILLVAPFEKKELKAGSFLAPPLGIYRLANYLRLFGIKVDIFDPNLNGGKEKGAEELCDFVKKQTTNGGYDFIGFSIYAPTLENDLELAGELKKISAKSIFIAGGEGAFYNSEKLLTPDTSFNAIYKGFGEASLLDTLILYMQNGKGNLYDKEGAREIKSAIVKLKTGEVIETPPQSMVTKDEYRVMSLFFDSTIVPYEGYWSFMEELYVCGSAEVKPIIDVDAIKTVRLITSSHCPMGCSFCSSTNFLNDSIGEKRQRVLSLAPQEIIEILRNIKKYHPETRTIFFNDDDFMIYPKRVKELCGLIKKEFGGNGFRFIALGRVDKVDKELLEKMQEAGFIQINYGIESFSDKVLLDMNKNIKSSKNITGLDITLNSGIVPLINLILFYPTATKEDVLSTMRTSVEFVAKGAELSYWPFVEAFKGASIMKKVKNGKNPEGEYELSENGKDISPVDIEVRNLAKEAIRNKETVIQEIKTKYAIKGKIPHVVDVLAFFIAFYRASGEPTQRIEQVINDRLGAHAQKIKTIEVGKTSLNVIVAERINTGLIEFQKPIIVTTGEEGEAERRADKELRAGHVGVITVAGGEASRAGIGYPKGMHPIMPVSDKTLFETRAEEIKVAEEYYGKTIPWYIMISENTGKATQSYFGENKFFGLRKEDVIFVQAESVPAFLAGTQRVAMKDAEHILTMPGGHGNIYKAMQNKQARTDGGKISALEDAKQRGIETFVYCQIDNAMPVMNRRALGVHLKENSDFTIVSVRKRDQEENLGIPVLDTLNGNNFFVEYNQPGGEELKHKKGFDYGACGIFILARSFMEKMDQPPYHLVRNKKSKIYKDGKIQQGLIDKYENFMFDVLPYAKKSVNILFPREECFAPFKSMEGPDSYEAAAKTVSNYWKIIIGRAFPELEIPQTTIIELPRRSEYMKPRELRRALLAINFPNFLEGNASLLVSSDFMKVTKKILNLSGNSRALSGRLLTGKLSRYEREILKRAILEKYREEQKVGAIEKIRYPQDSSDWESAGNALAKAREKYAETGKPLFLEGVTLIYRPRDNKYGLFREAIEKMNNWNTAEEKPLVATVAAGSEHITLYDLACMLDWERKYKNQFNDSTKHEIDKRTEELLGAGGFETGDHACEQATYEILTKKVDKILKDFKADRAPVFKPCNIAISMPPCGPFAVLLSMEPKTAEDLAIVTKIQDAIRDETGIENTGAVKVHITLGYIVNSIYKDEKVFGEFMRHITELDAYIRGKGALPEHEFTSPQMELSYLDNLDNYKPISTFGWIGSNINSATSSVAAPVAIRAGTPEGRYDVATAKVINGELQDYKGIDNGMQAALSTLLERITNKDIETKVAELLGDDVARIKLLEGKTIRIVQDNDRLMHFTEDPNVITIDIDALKYNELLFMEFIHELLHAKLAAMPTRAGPIEEEITVTTLEVELFLTFPQDIQNKILETLKADNDLDDQQFYKILEKAKTNADINSVRDDIINYVLSNLPDHGIGIPIAVSYDTGEYLAHVAFQQEYSDTATYDGKDRQFLHRTPDGKIKTGPCTDFLLTKRKPINEYIKEFKAAHSELEIIAVLPHGNAMTNEGFVIFSGGKLYHTIKEIEQPDAKGKTYTCFVSWKDKWEGKKYSVKELEFRGNEVFVSGTASPITDKINYAVSGQQLVKGSEAVPIASLYDKLVDPKQIFIYPHFKYKDSEGNDRDLFFGMAAMYKNKELFEKVLKPEPEFIEFSRAELVDLGINANDVIKTAMDELGYKEEADYILTPSMIKIRLKLNPYAHNLIGVNDKGDIVTITCTGDSKKHKGITITDLQDFVIKNGVKDMIMLSNGTDIQILDGNGKRLVESANKARTEMPAVIIIAKKRLSVSKTVEFSLNNENNLNQFEADSAVGDLIILARRAQRENQKLIIGLETDWIPGMNVKGSLQRNAIAALMKEIDGIGETLKSMGLDNVEVIRGSGNDLANTLLTEADKTHTSLHNIVVMASTNTINSNSFTALKDANENDRPFLAGIDPTELMKLYDEFGETTSKQLYIRLMQMLYMTLELASGKEPPQIPLIMSYDKKTRTVIFLPKAEPRDYEMLKNVYAAEKMALAAA; via the coding sequence ATGAGTAGAGCAAAAAACTCAAACTTGTTTAAAGCCCTATCTCTCATCTTAATAAGCACATTTCTATCTCTTGATATATCATATGCATATCCTCCCGAACATAATGCCAATGATTCCACGTTAGCTATTCCTTCTGTTTTGCAACAAACGCCTATAAATGAGCAAGCTGCACAATTACAACAGACTGTATTATCCCAAGGCAAGTTATTGGGCGCTGTTTGCAGTATAGGTAAATATCTTTTAGAAGATAAGCTCCCGATTAAGTATTTAAGGCAGGTTATCTCAGCGGAACTTGGCAAGGCCATTGAGGATATAGACTTGTCTCAAGTTACTGTTAAAGATGGTGCTGCGTTCATCCCGTGCGTGATAAACAACAGAAAGCGCATCGTTCAGCTGGCTCTGAAAAATAGCCTTGCTGTAAAAAACTTAACGGGTGATGAATGGGCCGCATCTGAGAGATATACAATAAAAATTGCTCCAGAGAAGAAGGAGCAATCGAATAGAACAATAGAGCCCCATTCACCAAAAAATATTGACGAACAGAATATAGGATTATTTCAATCCACCCTGATAAAACGAATAGTGCAAGAGTTTGATTTAGGTGAGATTTTGAATATTGATTTCATAAACGGTGGTGGCGGAAGAATAAGCAGCCCCATTCCCAGAATCAAAACGGCAAAAGGCGTATTTTTGATAAAAAAACTGAAGAGAATGCGGGCGGATCAAAAAGGAGGCGAAGAAGACGCCTCCTTTATTATGGATTATGTGCATTATCTTATTCATCAAGGCATATCCATCCCCAGCGTTACTAAAAATGATTCAAACGGAAATGATCCCCGAGATTATTTTACAACATTTGATGTTACCACGCCCGGGGACAAAAATAAGAGATATGAATTTTATACCGTAGATAAATTTGTAGAAGGAAGATCTATCCTTCGTGAGGATTGTCCGCCGGAGACGCTTAAAGCGATCGGTAAAACGCTTGGGAAAATTCATAAAGTATCCGAAAATTTCCCCATCCGATTCAAGCTCGGCCCAGGACATTATAGTTTCTTATATTCAGTGAATGGAACGCTAGATCCTAAAGCGACTTGGTACGATAATTTGGACTCATACCTTAATCCTACAGAAAAGAATATCATAAGCGAAGCAATGAAAGAGATAAGAAATTATTGGAGTGAGCATGATATTAATAAAATTTCCAAACCCCAGACCATACCAAGCGATATGAATATGGCAAATATCATTTTTAACGAAAGCGGTACCGAAATACGCGCTATCTTTGATTGGGATAACGCGCGTCCCAATAGTTATAGGATAGAGGACTTTTTTGCTACGTTATGTCATGGAGGAAGACCCCGAACCGCCAAATCATATGGCATTGCCGAAGACCTGCAGTATCTTTTACAAGGGTGGGAAGAGGGTTATGGCGGAAAACTTGGAAAAAATGAGGAGGATTCGATTCCTCACCTCTTTGTTACAATCGTAATGGACCATATTCATGATTCTGCAGAAATATTAGCAAAGAAGGACCCGAACGATAAATATACCGAGGATAATTTACATAACATTCTTGTGCCGGCATTGGCTAGTTTGATTAAAGGCATGATCGATAAAAAAAATACGCAGCAATATACCCGCGAAGGCATTAAGTTGTGGTATGAACAATCAAGAAAAACTGAAAAACCGATAAAGGATTCGACATTTAATTTGACGTTGACAACTCTTTTTGGGGTTGAGTATAAGCCGGGGAGCGACGCAAGAGAAAATGCGGAATATGTCGTATCGGTGATGAATAAGTACCCCGATCGCATGGATGGGTTTATAAAAGATCTCTTCGAAGCCCTCGATAGAGGCGGACATTCGGCGACATGGTCCGGCAGATACGCGCCGCTTGCATTAGCCATGCATAATATATTGAAAGGTGGTAACGTTAACCTCTATGATGTAGATGAGAGTTTTAATAAACTGAGCAAAGATATTCCTGAGATAGCATATCTGCTGAGTGCGTATCCTTTAACTGCCCGCGATCGCGCCGGACTTCCGCCATCCCCTGAATTCAAATTTAACGGAAATGTGCTCGCAAGCACACCTATAAAGATAATTGATTTCGGTAGCGCTCCGAAAGAGGACGGGCCTCCCGTTTTTACAACCTTGTTGAGCGTTCTGGAGCTTCTGCATCCCGGTAGATTTGATGCGGTTATAACTGATATTGTTTATCCTAAGTATCGTATTACCGATACCGATGATATAGAGCCCGGTAGATATCAGTTTGTTGATGGAAAGGCTGATATAACGGTAAAGAAATACGGCGCTGACTGTAAGATTACGTGTTTCGATGCCTTAGCGGATGGTACCGATGGCAAATATAATGTCGTATCAGATTCATACAACTCATCTGAAAAGTATGATTTTGTGATTGCGAGCAACCTTGTAGCAGGATATATGGGCCCTAAATATCAAGGACAAACAGGGCGAGGAATAGAAGTTAACGGCAAGCGCCTGCTAAGAGAAGACGGCAATGATCAAAAGTACGATCTTAATGACGACCAGGAAAGAATAATAAAGAATCTTCTTAAGAGTCTTAAGCCTAATGGAATACTGTTCTTTAACCCGAGCGGAACGGCCATCGACCGTAGCACAGATCACGTATTTCAGGTGATCCAAAATAAAGACGGTAGCTATGTCGTTTTTGATAACGTTATCCCATACACAACAAGCCCCGAATGCCTGATGACGCCTTTCAATAATCTTGCCGATTATCTGCCTAAGGAAAAACGGCATTTGATAGAAGAAATCCTTCCTAAGGACAAAGCCTCATCAGACGAAATAAAAAAATTGTTTACTCACGCCTTCTCGCTTGCTTACCATTATCAGAATAATGGCCATTCAATATGGGCCAATATGTCAAAGGCTTCTTGCGCGATCGGCATGGGGAGGGGGTTTATAAAGGTATTTAATACGATTATGGAGTATGTGCCGGACAAATATAGGAATCCAGTAATGGATCAGGTCAAAGATATCCTGCACAAGGAGCACGTCTCGATCATTGACGACACCGTGAACCCTGAGCAGATATTGGATCATTACACCTCCCTTACCGATAAGAAATTAAAGGAAGAAGCAGTTTGTACTAGAGATCATATGGAGCGCGTGGGAGGAATAGTTTCAAGAATAGGTGTGAAGATAGGGCTTTCGCCGGATGACATGAAAATATTGATGGCCGCCGCATATGGTCACGACGCCGGAACAGACATGCTTTCGTCAGTATGGAAAAATATAAATGACGCGAAAGTTGATACTAATCTCGAAAAAACCCGTGCTAACATTAAAAGGAATCCAGGTAAGGCAAATACTTTATTATCCCTTCCGGACTTTATTGTCTATGCGGAAAAGCTTATTACGGAAAGAAAGGGCGTACCGCTGACAGATGAAGAAAAGTATTTAATCGAACTCATGATCGAAGATGATTATAGGCATGGAGAAAATTCCGTAGAATTTCTGAGCAATTTTTACATAATACCCGAAGAAGTCGCGATATTGATCAGAGAGCATAAAGACTATGAAAGCTTTTTGGAAAATATCGGTAATATTAAAGATTCTGATCGGATGGAGCGGCTGTTATCAATATTGATAACAGCAGATGCCTTTGAGGCCATAAATGCCCGGACATCTAAAGCATTTAAAGAAACATTTGATGATATCAGGAAAAAAGGCCTCAATGAAGAGCCGTTAAATGCGCTTTTAGCGCTCTTGGAAAAAAAAGACAAAGAATTATTAGATATTATTTTCGAAGCCAGAAAAACAGATAAATTAACCCCTGAAGACGAAGTATTTCTTAAGTTATCAGGTGAGAAAGAATTTAAAAAGATTTTCAGTTCCTACCCGACTATCAAAGAGGCGGAAGCTAACGGGTGGCTTGGGATAGCGATTCCGCGCTGGAAAGAGCTAAAGATAATGCAGCAATGGGGGCCGCATGACGATACGGTCGCTGCTCATACCCTGGGGGTATTAGAGGCTTTGAGTCAAAATGAAGCATTAAGGAATCTTAAGAATCCTGAAGATGCTTTCACCATGGCATTTTTCCACGATTTCGGCAAAGATTTTTACAATCCTAATTATAAAAAGTCATCGGATCAAAAACATTCAGATACTCATAATATAATAAGCGCAAAGCTTGTTTTGGATATACTTCCCGGGTTTGGTTTTAGCGAAGAGTATGCAAAGAAGATCGCATGGTATGTGAAGTATCACCATGTTATGTGGCATCTGGCATATAAGGGAGGAATAGAGGCTAATATAACAGACGCTAACGGAAAGGAAACAACATCGTCTTTTCTTGATGAACTGACCGAAAGAGACATAGATATATTTACGATGTTTTTCTGCGCCGAAATGAAACAGGTGGGAACGTGGGATCTCGGATCGAATAGTGAAAGCATACTGAAGGTATCGGATCAATTAAAGAGGTTCGTGAATGAAACAAAAGATATTCAAGGAAAGGATCGTAAACAAAAAATAGCGCAATTTATGAAAGAGTTGATAAATGCAGCGAGTGAACGTAAGCCATGGGTAGAAAAATCAATTCGTTTTATATCTCCGAGCGTAATGGAATATCCTAACCCTGATCAAATTGAAGAAGTTTTTAGGAGTTTGGATGAAGAGATTGTCAATCATGGTATTTTTGGCATTATCCCTACATACAGATATAACTACATAAAATTATTAATGGATAACATGAGTCTTATAGATGAGTCAAAATATCTGTCCGCTGCATGCAAAAATGACTTACGCAAACTTTCCGCCGAAGATAGAAAAAGTTTCGCGATTGTCGCCAATCGCGTATTGTTAGATATCTTAAATAGATCAAGTAACGGCGAGGAAGGATATTCCTTACCGGTTGTTTCCAATTTAGACTATATGCCAAATAGCCCGACTATATTACTGGTTGCCCCTTTTGAAAAAAAAGAATTAAAGGCAGGATCGTTCCTTGCCCCGCCGCTCGGAATTTATAGGTTGGCAAATTATTTAAGATTATTCGGGATAAAAGTCGATATATTTGACCCGAATCTTAATGGCGGCAAAGAGAAGGGCGCTGAAGAGCTTTGCGATTTTGTAAAAAAACAAACCACAAACGGAGGATATGATTTTATAGGATTCAGCATATATGCGCCGACATTGGAAAATGACTTAGAGCTTGCAGGAGAATTAAAGAAGATTTCCGCTAAATCTATTTTTATAGCCGGAGGCGAGGGTGCTTTTTATAATTCAGAAAAATTACTGACGCCCGATACGTCTTTTAATGCCATATATAAAGGATTTGGAGAAGCTTCTCTTCTTGACACTTTAATTTTATATATGCAAAACGGCAAAGGAAATCTCTATGATAAAGAAGGGGCTAGAGAGATAAAAAGCGCTATCGTAAAATTAAAGACCGGCGAAGTTATCGAAACGCCTCCGCAATCTATGGTAACAAAGGATGAGTACAGAGTTATGTCCTTATTTTTTGACAGTACGATCGTACCATATGAAGGCTATTGGAGTTTTATGGAAGAATTATATGTTTGCGGATCCGCGGAAGTCAAGCCGATCATAGACGTAGACGCTATAAAAACGGTTAGATTAATAACCAGCAGCCATTGCCCCATGGGGTGTTCATTCTGTTCTTCCACGAATTTTCTTAATGACTCGATCGGCGAGAAAAGGCAACGGGTTCTTTCTTTGGCTCCCCAGGAAATAATAGAAATTTTAAGGAATATAAAAAAATATCATCCGGAGACCAGAACCATATTCTTTAACGACGATGATTTTATGATCTACCCAAAGCGGGTTAAAGAATTATGCGGTTTAATTAAGAAAGAGTTCGGAGGAAATGGATTCCGGTTTATTGCGCTTGGGAGGGTGGACAAGGTCGATAAAGAATTGCTTGAAAAAATGCAGGAGGCCGGATTTATTCAGATAAATTATGGCATCGAGAGCTTTTCAGACAAAGTCTTACTGGATATGAATAAAAATATTAAGAGCAGTAAGAATATTACGGGGCTCGACATTACTTTAAATAGCGGGATAGTTCCTCTGATCAATCTCATATTATTTTACCCGACAGCTACAAAAGAAGATGTACTGTCTACTATGCGAACATCCGTTGAATTTGTCGCTAAAGGAGCCGAGTTGAGTTATTGGCCGTTTGTAGAAGCGTTCAAAGGGGCTTCTATAATGAAAAAAGTTAAAAATGGCAAAAATCCCGAAGGCGAGTATGAGTTATCGGAAAATGGAAAAGATATCTCGCCGGTTGATATAGAAGTTAGAAACCTTGCAAAAGAAGCCATTAGAAATAAAGAAACGGTAATCCAGGAGATAAAGACAAAATATGCCATAAAAGGAAAGATCCCGCATGTCGTAGATGTACTAGCCTTCTTTATCGCGTTTTATAGAGCTTCCGGTGAGCCTACGCAACGTATCGAACAAGTGATCAATGATAGGCTTGGCGCGCATGCGCAAAAGATTAAAACTATTGAAGTAGGGAAAACCTCATTAAATGTTATAGTTGCCGAAAGAATTAATACCGGTTTAATTGAGTTTCAGAAGCCGATAATTGTTACGACAGGAGAAGAAGGAGAAGCTGAAAGGCGTGCCGATAAAGAGTTACGAGCAGGTCATGTAGGTGTGATTACGGTGGCCGGCGGCGAAGCTTCAAGGGCAGGGATTGGGTATCCTAAGGGGATGCATCCGATTATGCCGGTTTCAGATAAAACGCTGTTTGAAACCCGCGCCGAAGAAATAAAAGTTGCCGAGGAATACTATGGTAAGACGATTCCCTGGTATATTATGATTTCAGAAAACACCGGTAAGGCCACCCAGAGTTACTTCGGAGAAAATAAATTTTTTGGTTTAAGGAAGGAAGATGTTATTTTTGTTCAGGCGGAAAGCGTACCGGCGTTCTTGGCGGGTACGCAACGAGTAGCCATGAAGGATGCCGAGCACATATTAACGATGCCGGGTGGACATGGCAACATATATAAGGCCATGCAGAACAAACAGGCACGCACGGATGGAGGAAAGATAAGCGCGCTAGAAGATGCTAAGCAAAGAGGCATAGAAACGTTTGTATACTGTCAAATTGATAATGCGATGCCGGTTATGAATAGACGGGCTTTAGGGGTACATCTGAAAGAGAATTCGGATTTTACGATCGTCTCAGTGCGCAAAAGAGATCAAGAGGAAAACCTCGGCATTCCTGTTCTGGATACTTTAAACGGGAATAACTTTTTTGTTGAATACAATCAGCCCGGAGGCGAGGAGCTTAAGCATAAAAAGGGTTTTGATTATGGCGCGTGCGGTATATTTATTCTCGCGCGCAGTTTTATGGAGAAAATGGATCAGCCTCCATATCATCTGGTCCGCAACAAAAAATCTAAAATATATAAAGACGGTAAAATTCAGCAAGGCCTTATCGACAAATATGAAAATTTTATGTTCGATGTTTTACCGTATGCAAAAAAATCAGTTAATATTTTATTTCCCAGAGAAGAATGTTTTGCTCCGTTTAAGAGCATGGAAGGGCCTGATTCTTATGAGGCCGCTGCCAAGACCGTATCAAATTACTGGAAAATAATAATTGGAAGGGCATTTCCTGAGCTTGAAATTCCTCAGACAACGATTATTGAATTACCCAGGCGTTCAGAATACATGAAACCGCGAGAACTTAGAAGAGCATTATTGGCTATAAATTTTCCAAATTTTTTGGAAGGAAACGCAAGCTTGCTTGTTTCGTCTGATTTCATGAAAGTGACTAAAAAGATATTGAATCTATCGGGAAATTCCCGCGCGCTGTCCGGCAGGCTGCTTACTGGTAAATTATCCCGATATGAAAGAGAAATATTAAAGAGGGCTATACTGGAAAAGTATAGAGAAGAGCAAAAAGTAGGGGCGATCGAAAAAATTCGGTATCCGCAGGATAGCAGTGATTGGGAATCGGCCGGTAATGCTTTGGCAAAAGCCCGGGAAAAATATGCAGAAACCGGCAAGCCGTTATTTTTAGAAGGAGTTACTTTAATTTACAGGCCTAGAGACAACAAATATGGACTATTTCGAGAAGCAATTGAAAAAATGAATAACTGGAATACAGCGGAAGAAAAACCTCTTGTTGCCACCGTCGCCGCAGGATCAGAGCATATAACACTCTATGATCTTGCTTGTATGCTTGACTGGGAGAGGAAATATAAAAATCAATTTAATGATTCTACGAAACACGAAATTGATAAAAGAACCGAAGAGCTTCTTGGGGCAGGTGGGTTTGAGACAGGGGATCATGCCTGCGAGCAAGCCACATATGAAATATTAACCAAGAAGGTTGATAAAATATTAAAAGATTTTAAAGCGGATAGAGCGCCTGTTTTTAAACCGTGCAATATCGCTATATCAATGCCACCATGCGGGCCGTTTGCCGTTCTTTTAAGCATGGAGCCTAAGACCGCGGAAGATTTAGCGATTGTCACTAAGATTCAGGATGCTATCAGGGATGAAACCGGAATTGAAAACACAGGAGCTGTTAAAGTCCATATAACATTGGGGTATATTGTTAATTCTATTTATAAGGATGAAAAGGTATTTGGAGAATTCATGCGGCATATTACCGAATTAGACGCGTATATAAGAGGGAAAGGCGCTTTACCGGAGCACGAATTTACCTCCCCTCAAATGGAACTAAGCTATCTCGACAATCTGGACAATTATAAACCTATCTCTACTTTTGGATGGATAGGCTCGAATATAAATTCTGCAACTTCGTCAGTAGCAGCGCCGGTCGCAATCCGTGCCGGCACTCCCGAAGGCCGATATGACGTAGCCACCGCGAAAGTCATTAATGGAGAATTGCAGGATTACAAAGGTATAGATAATGGGATGCAGGCGGCCCTGTCAACGCTATTGGAAAGAATCACGAATAAGGACATTGAAACGAAAGTCGCCGAGCTTCTTGGCGACGATGTCGCGAGAATAAAGCTATTAGAAGGCAAAACCATAAGAATCGTCCAGGACAACGACCGGTTAATGCACTTTACGGAAGATCCTAATGTCATAACTATAGATATAGACGCACTAAAGTATAACGAACTTTTATTCATGGAATTCATCCACGAATTATTACATGCGAAGCTTGCGGCAATGCCTACGAGAGCAGGACCTATCGAGGAAGAGATAACTGTTACTACACTGGAAGTCGAACTCTTCCTGACATTCCCGCAAGATATCCAGAATAAGATCCTCGAAACACTCAAAGCAGATAATGACTTAGATGACCAGCAATTCTATAAAATCCTCGAAAAAGCTAAAACCAATGCCGATATCAATAGCGTAAGAGACGATATTATAAATTATGTCCTTTCAAACCTCCCCGATCATGGTATAGGCATCCCCATTGCTGTATCATATGATACCGGAGAATATCTGGCGCATGTGGCATTTCAGCAGGAATATAGCGACACAGCCACCTATGACGGCAAGGACAGGCAATTCCTACACAGAACTCCCGATGGCAAAATCAAGACAGGCCCTTGTACAGACTTTTTATTGACGAAGCGGAAACCGATAAATGAATATATCAAAGAGTTTAAGGCCGCTCACAGTGAATTAGAGATTATTGCCGTACTGCCGCATGGCAATGCCATGACGAACGAAGGATTTGTAATATTCTCCGGAGGTAAGCTCTATCATACAATTAAGGAAATAGAACAACCGGATGCAAAAGGCAAAACCTACACCTGCTTTGTGTCGTGGAAGGATAAATGGGAAGGAAAAAAATATTCAGTCAAGGAATTGGAATTCAGAGGTAATGAAGTATTCGTGTCCGGGACGGCCTCGCCAATTACAGATAAGATCAACTATGCCGTATCGGGCCAACAACTTGTCAAAGGCTCAGAAGCTGTGCCTATAGCCAGTCTTTATGATAAATTAGTGGACCCAAAACAGATATTTATTTACCCACACTTTAAATACAAAGATTCCGAAGGCAATGACCGCGATCTATTCTTCGGTATGGCCGCTATGTACAAGAATAAAGAATTGTTCGAAAAAGTTCTGAAACCTGAACCGGAATTCATCGAATTCAGTAGGGCAGAGCTTGTCGACCTGGGGATTAATGCAAATGACGTGATAAAAACGGCTATGGATGAGCTTGGCTACAAAGAAGAGGCCGATTACATACTTACACCGAGTATGATAAAAATACGGCTTAAACTAAACCCTTATGCCCACAACCTGATAGGTGTAAACGATAAAGGGGATATAGTCACCATAACATGCACAGGCGATTCCAAAAAGCATAAAGGTATAACCATAACGGATCTCCAGGATTTTGTAATTAAGAACGGCGTGAAGGACATGATAATGCTATCTAACGGCACGGACATACAGATCCTAGATGGAAACGGTAAAAGGCTTGTCGAATCCGCCAATAAAGCTCGCACTGAAATGCCGGCAGTAATAATAATTGCGAAGAAACGCTTGTCGGTATCCAAAACAGTGGAATTCTCATTGAATAATGAAAATAATCTTAACCAATTCGAAGCAGATAGTGCGGTCGGAGATTTGATAATTCTCGCAAGGCGTGCTCAAAGAGAGAACCAAAAACTTATAATCGGCCTTGAGACGGATTGGATACCCGGAATGAATGTGAAGGGCAGCCTGCAGAGAAATGCAATTGCCGCGCTAATGAAAGAAATAGATGGAATTGGCGAAACCTTAAAATCTATGGGCTTGGATAATGTAGAGGTTATCCGCGGGAGTGGGAATGATTTAGCAAATACATTGCTGACTGAAGCCGATAAAACCCATACCAGTTTGCATAACATCGTTGTGATGGCATCGACAAACACTATAAATTCTAATAGCTTTACGGCGTTAAAGGATGCGAATGAGAATGATAGACCATTCCTTGCCGGTATAGACCCTACGGAACTGATGAAACTTTACGACGAATTTGGCGAGACTACCAGTAAACAGCTCTATATACGACTGATGCAGATGCTCTATATGACATTGGAGCTTGCGTCAGGTAAGGAGCCGCCTCAGATTCCCTTAATCATGTCATATGATAAGAAGACGAGAACTGTTATATTCCTGCCAAAAGCAGAGCCTAGAGATTATGAAATGTTAAAGAACGTCTATGCGGCTGAGAAGATGGCGTTAGCAGCGGCATAG